CAAAAGCACCCGATAATTGGTTCAATTTCTATAGTTTCTGGGAACCCGACACAACGGGAACTTTGGAGGGAGAAAAATGAAGTCAGTCGTATTCGGTTCGACCCCGTTGACAGTTGAGGACATCGTCGGTGTAGCGCAAGGGCGTTTTACGCCGAAGCTCAATGTCGACCCATCGTTTCGCAAAGAGATCGATCATAGCCGAAGAAAGTTTGAGGGGTTGGTTGGTCAAGACGCACGAGTTTACGGCGTCACCACAGGGTTTGGCGAAAACATACGCATGACTATTGGTTCGTCCGAGGCGTCAAATCTCGCCCAAAATCTAATTCGCTTTCATGGCTGTGGAACCGGAGATATCTTCGGTGAGCACGAAGCTGCAGCGATTACAGCCTGTCGGCTGCAGTCTCTATGCTCGCCTTATTCTGCTGTGCGTTGGGAGCTTCTGGAGCAAGTACTTTGGATGCTTCAGAACCGAGTGCTTCCAGCAATTCCCGTGGAAGGCTCTGTTGGGGCAAGTGGCGATCTCACACCACTTTCTTACCTTGCAGCCAGTGTTGCTGGCACCCGAGAGGTCCTTTGGAAGTCTGCACTGCATCCGACCGAAGAGGTCTTTGCTGAGTTGGGGCGCACTCCGCTCGATATCGGCCCTAAAGAAAGTCTCGCGATTATGAACGGCACCAGCGCCATGACGGGCGTCGCCACATTGGTGATCCACCGAGCGCGGCGACTCAGCGAATTGGCTGCATATTTGTCGGCCGTTCTCAGTGATGTCACCGACGCGAACTCGGCGCACTTTGATCCTAGACTGCATTCTAGCAAGCCACATGCTGGCCAGATTTTGGCGGCAGAGCGCATGGCAAGATGGCTGTGCTACGATCCCGGCCGTCATGTCGATCCCGAACAGCTGCAAAGCGTCTATTCGATTCGCTGCGCGCCACACGTCATTGGCGTGCTTTCAGACACGCTCAAGCCGGCAACTCTCTGGGTTGAAACCGAATTGAATGGCTCAAGCGATAATCCATTGTTTGACGCGGAAATGGGAGTCGTTCTTCACGGCGGAAATTTCTATGGAGGGCATGTAGCAATGGCGATGGATATGTTGAAGACGAGCATTGCCAGCGTGGCCGATCTCATGGATCGGCAAATGCAGTTGCTTTGTGGACCAGTCGTGGCCAACGGATCGCATCTTCCTCGCAACCTGGTGCCGCCGGATCATCATGAAGGCGGAGACGCACGCCATGGATTCAAAGCCATGTCGATTGCGACTTCTGCGTTGGCGGCTGAAGCCTTGAAGTTGACGATGCCTGCGACGGCGTTTAGCCGCAGCACAGAAAGCCATAATCAGGACAAAGTCAGTATGGGCACCATTGCTGCACGCGATGCGTCAAGGGTGATGCAGCTGACAGAACGAGTCGCTGCCATTCTGATTATCGCGCTCGCCCAAGCGGTTGACCTGAGACCGCCAGCAGCCACCCAGAAAGCATCCCGAGCCTTCCGTGATTTAATCCGTGAGGATATCGACTTCGCCGACAACGATCGCCGCTTCGACGGTGATATTCGCACCGTCGTCGGTCGGTTGGAAGCCTCCCTTGTCGAAGACTTGCGCAGGCTCGAAAGATGACAACTCGAACACCCATTTATGTTCACTTCGAGGTACCTTTTCATGATGTCGACCGCGCCAATATCGTCTGGCATGGTCACTATCTAAGGTACTTTGAGTTCGCAAGAACGGCGCTCATGCGTGCGCATCGTTTAGATGTCGATGATTTCATCGATTTAGGACTCGGACTCGTTGTTTCAGAATCGAGATGTCGCCATGTGTCACCCGCACGATATGCGGACGTCCTGCGAATTGAGGCTCGCTTTGAAGCAGTGACTCACCAGATTGTTGTCGGGTATTTGATTGTGAATGAAACAAGTGGGAAAGTAGTCGCTCGCGGACGTACAAGTATGGTTTGTGTCAATTTTGATTTGGACCTCCTGCCAAAAGTGCCTGCTGAAATCCTTGATCGAATTGGTAAGTTGCCATGAGAATAGTACTAATCTTTTTGTGTGCGTGGTTGTGTTGGACACCTTCGCTTGGTGCGCAAGGTGCTCCTGATGAGGCCACCCCTTCAGCAGAATTTCTCTTAAAGACATTGCGGTCGAAACAGGTGATTCGAGTTGAATTTCAGGAAGAAGTTCGCCTGCCTTTCCTTAAACAACCGTTGAAATCGAGTGGGTATCTGGTTATCCATCCTGATAAAGGATTCATTCGTAAGGTCCTCTCACCAGCCGAGTCCGCGGCCGCATTTGATGGCAACCGAATTACCGTAACAGACGCGTCTGGGACTTTTTCGGTCGACAAGGAAACTGCCCCACAGGTGGTGTCTGCGATGTTGTTGTGGAGAACTCTCGTCACTGAGTCCGAACCCTTAGATAGGAATTACGACGTCTCGGTCAAAACGAACGATGGGGAGTGGTCGGTCACCTTAAAGAGCCGAGACAAAGGTGCGATTTTTGAAAAGTGCGTCATTCGAGGCAAAGACAACGTCGTTATGACGCTAGACCTGGACGAATCGGATGAGGTCAAGCGATTCATTCGTTTTGGAGTGCCTCAACCTGCGTCCAAATTGTCCAACGAAGAATCCGCGATGTTGGAGAGTCTGTGAGGGGTTTTGTCGGGGCACTCTTCGTCATCATCCTTGGTGGTCTTTTGACGTTTGTTTTCACGCAAAGACAGCCCCGCTTCCCGTCAGATATCGTGGAGTTTTTGCCGGTCGGAGATGACTCGTCCAGTGCAGCTAAAGAGCTTGCGCGATCTGGATTGTCACAGAGAGTCGTCCTTTTGATCGAGGGTGTTCCCCATGAACAACGCCGAGAGTTTGTTGGTAAGTTCGTTGAAGATATGAAGGGTTCGGGACTTTTTCGTGAGGTTTCAGGCGGCCCTCCAAACACCATGTCGCAAGTTCATGACGTGTACTTTCCCCATCGCTATAGTCACCTCGCTTCCACTTCCGAGGAGTTGGAGCAGCTCAATACAGCCGCTGCAATGCAGGACAAGGCCGAAAGCTTTTTGGCGGCTCTCAATGGTCGCTATTCGATGTTCTTGCAACGAGCTGGCCCAAAGGATCCACTCCTCGCTTACATAGGTATGGTGGAGCGCCTATCAACCCTCATGCGTCCAACGATGCACGTTGTTGATGGATTCTATCAAACCTCGTCGGGCGAATCCGTCATCTTTGCAGAGCTCAGTGTCTCCCCGTTTGATTCTAAATCGGCGGTTCAAGTCCATGACTTCATTCACACGAGTTTCGACCAACACAATGTTTTCGAAGCTAAGTTGATGATCAGCGGCGTTTATCGATACACAAAGTCGATTTCAACGACCATTAAGAATGATATTCAGCGAATCACCGTCGTGAGCCTGTTCGGGATCCTCTTCATTTTCGGATTTGGGTTTGGTAAGCTTCGGTTTGCGTTGCTTCCGATTCTTTCGATTGGCGTGGGTGTTCTGGCCGCCATACTTTTTACGTCAATTGTGCTCAGTGAAATTCATCTGATTGCGTTGGCTTTTGGAGCCTCACTAATAGGAGTTTGTGTCGACTTTTCGATTCACTTCTTGAATCTTTCGACGCACTCAAAGAGGTCGGTTTGGCCACCAATTTGGCTCGGTGCCCTCACAACAATTGGGGGATTTTCTGTGCTCTTGACATCGACGGTTCCCGCACTCAAGCAAATCGCTGTGTTCTCAACCATTGGGGTCGTGACCTCGGTTGGAACCACGTGGCTACTCGCTCGCCACTTCTTCTTGACGGAAAAGGCACCACGTCATCAACGAGCCGTCGTGGCAGTGAATCAAATGTTCGATCTTCTGCGTACCAGACCCCTTTGGGCGCTGAGCCTTGGAGTCCCGACACTTTTGATTCCGATGCTGGGCTTGCCTTCGCTACACATCGAAAAGGACATGAGGTCGCTTCGTGACCCTTTGCCGGCACTAAGAATCGAAGATGAATTGGTACAAGCCAAGATCTCAGGAGAGAGAAGCTCAAGTGTGATCATTGTGCGGGGCAACGATGCCCAAACCGCACTTGATCGAAACGACAGCCTCGCAGTTCAATTGGAACACGCTATCGCGAACCGAGAGCTTGAAGGTTACTCGTCGATGCACCACCTTCTGTGGTCAGGGAAAACCCAGGCCATGAATCGTGAATTTCTCCAAGAGAATAGAAATTCGCTATTGAGCAAAATGTCCAAGGCCTATGACGAGGCTGGGGTGGACTCAGCCACTCTTGAGCCAATCAAGGAACAGAATTTTTTTGCTCCGAAGGAGTTTCTAACGCTGAGTGACCTCAGAGGGAGCGCCCTGTCGTCGTTGGTCGACCTCTTTGATGCCAGAAAGGATGGGACCGTGCTTCTGACGTTTTTGGAACGTGTGGATAAGCCTCAAGCGCTTGCCGACCGTGTTGCTGCCGTACCAGGTGCGTTCATGTTTAACCAAGAGGATTCGTTGAATTCAGCGTGGCAGGAACTCGGTCACGAAATCACTCGGGCCGCCTTGTACGGACTAGCTTTGATCGCGTTCATTGTCGTCCTTGGGTTCCGAAAGGTTAGGTCGATATTGGTAGCCATGGTGCCACCCTTTGCGGGATGTTTCGCGAGCCTCGGGGTGTTTGGACTAATGGAAGTACCTGTCGGTCCCATCCATGGTCTGGGGCTCATGTTGGTGATTGCATTGGCGGCTGACTATGGAGTGATGTTGGCTTCCCACCACCGTGACATCGGGCCTGCGGCGCTGAGTATCTTCATGGCCTATGGCTCGACGATGTTTTCGTTCGGGGCACTGGGGTTATCAGAACATCCACTTCTAAGGAGTTTTGGACTCACTATTGCTATGGGTGCAACATTTGCGCTGCTCTTGTTGCCATTTTCAGCAGTCCTACTCCAACGCAAGAAAGATACCGTATGCGAATCGTAGCAATAACTATTCTATTTCTCGTTGGAGCGGGGTGTGCAGGAACGGAGAAGAAAAATTCGCCTGAAGCCAATCTTTCACTCGTTGCCGTGTCACCGGATATCGCTCCCTTTTTCATCCGCCAAAGGGTCGAGATCTCATATGGCGAGGACACCCATCTACTTGACGCCGTGATTGAGTTCGACGGAACCACTGTGCGAACTGTTTTTCTGGACCCCGCTTCACGCCCCGCCATTGTCATGGAGCAGGCGGGGAACGAATTCAAAGCGTTCGGACCACAAGTAGACGCACTCCCTTTCGACCCCCGATGGATTATGCAGGTCATCGGATCGGCGCTTTTAATGAGCCCACTCCATCAATTGGAATTCGAACAGGAAGTGAGGCCTTCCGCTCTTGGCGTCGTGCGAGACACCGCTGTTGACGGGCGCCTTACAACTCGATTCGTTGAGAGTCACCATACGCAGATCGAGTACTCTTGGGACGGACACGCATGCCCAACCTCAATCAAAATCGAAAACAGTAAACAGCTCTATTCGTTGAATATTACTACTTTGCAGTGTGGAGAAGACTTAAATGAGTGACTTACCAGTTGTAGTCATCGGTAGTGGGCCTGGAGGTGTAGTTTGTGCTGCGGCACTCAAGCAGATGGGCATCGACGTAGTTATCATCGAACGAGGCAGGTTCCCACGATTTACGATTGGAGAATCGCTTCTACCCATAACCATGTCTCATCTGAAGGAAGTGGGTCTTTTGGAGGCGGTTGAAAGTGCCGGGTTTCAAAAAAAAGAGGGTGCGGTTTTCGCGAATGACACCTGTTCAACGAGAATCGACTTTTCAAAGTCTTGGAATCCAAGCGCTCCACATGCGTACAGTCTTCAACGTGCGCACTTTGACCACCTACTGGCCCAGCAGGCCGAAAGGCGTGGAATCGAAATTCAATGGAATTCGACGATTGAATCCGCCGAATACAACGGCATTCAATGGACACTCCGAGTTCGAGGGCCCGCGGGGCCATATACGGTTCTAGCAAGCTTTGTGGTCGACTCCTCCGGCAGCGATATCCTGCAGCAAAGACCCACCGCGTCTTCAACAGACAATCCCGTTTTCTCCGCAGTCTTCTGCCATATGAAAGATCCCAATCGACCCGCTGGATTTGAGGAAGGTGCCACTTGGATTCTCTCGAATGATTCAACTACTTGGGGTTGGATGATTCCGTTTAGCGACGGAACCTGTTCTGTGGGATTTGTAGGCCCAGACGCCGAAGTACGAGGCATCGCGGAAACCGATACTGAGCGCTTCTACACCCACCTACATGCATATTCGGCCTCAAGTCAGCGCTTTTCCAACTGCGAAGAGGTGCGTATCAAACCGACATCAGTAACCAATTTTAGACGAGAGTTCGTCAAGCCCTCGGGGCCAGGATATTGTTTGGTAGGCAACAGCTTGGGGTTCCTCGACCCGATCTTTTCATCGGGCCTTGCGATTGCAACGGAGTCCGGGCTCCGTGCGGCCAAAGTAATACACCACACTCGAGAAAATCCGGATTTCAGCTGGAGTCAAAACTACGACAAGCCGTTGTCTCGTGGCCTACGTGTTATGTCAGACTGCGTTAGTGCCTGGTATGATGGAGTACTGCGAGACCTGATCTACTCAAACACGACCAACAGATACTCAGCTCATTTTGAAAAACGTATCACGGGCCTCCTCGCCGGAGGGGTTTGGGACGAAACAAATTCTCTCACCGAAGACACCGCTTGGAACCTGCGATTTCTCCAACAGAGAATTCAAAAGAAGGAGGTTTCACAGCGCCCAGAGGAATGAGTGCGTGGGCTTTCTCGGGGTTGTTTCCCCGTTTTGATCCTGAGTGGAGTATCTCTGCCGAATCTCTTTGGGGTAGATGACTACCAATCTTCATCTTGAGTTAGAGAGATTGTTTCTTGGGGGAAGATCTTACGAAAGAGCTGATCGCCTATATTTTGAGCGGGCAACGCCCCAGCCGTGTCTGGCTACAATTTGGCTGGCACACGCCGTGCAATCTCCAGAAAACGTCCGCAGACGACTTCAAATGGAGATGAATGATGAAAGCGACCAAAACACTGATGTTCCCCCTCTTGCTAACCGTGGCTGCCTGTGGCTACAGCGACGAAGCTCTCTACGGCGACACCTACGAAGGAGCTCCTGTAGAAAGGGCCAACGACCACGAAGACCACGGCGTAAATCCCTGGATTGAAACCTCAGAGGAGGCCACCTCGAGCTTCTCTATGGACGTCAACACAGCCTCCTACACCATGGCACGCCGCGCGATTCTAGAAGACGGGCTGCCAGTTGCGGAGAGTGTTCGCACCGAGGAATTCCTGAACTATTTTCGATTCGAGTACCCTCAACCCACCGATTCTACCTTCGCCATCAACATGGAGGTCGCGCCTAGCTACTTTGGGAGCACCGCTGAAGAACAAAAACACCTATTGAGAATTGGTGTGCGCGGAAAGAGCATCCCGCTCGACGAGATGCGACCCGCCAATATCGTACTTCTTATCGACGTCTCAGGCTCCATGGCCTCCGCGGATAGACTCGGTTTGGTCAAAGAGTCCATCAACGGACTCTTGGAGCACCTTCGGCCTACCGACACCATCGCGATCCAAACCTACGCGAGCGGCTCAACGACCGTGCTTGAGCCTACCGCCGTGGCAGAACGCGGCACGATTCAGGCCGCAGTGGATAACCTCCATGCCGGAGGTGGAACAAATGGCGAAGGTGGCATCGTCGCGGCCTACGACCTGGCCGACAAAGGCTATCTGGAAGAAGGCATCAATCGCGTCATGATCTTCACGGACGGCGACTTCAACATTGGAAAAACCGGCGACGACTTAGTCGAGCTCGTAAAAAGCTATCGCGACCGGCAAATCTTTCTCTCCACCGTGGGCTTCGGCAATGGCGGCTACGGTGACCGCACCATGGAGCAGCTCGCCCGATACGCACAAGGCACCTACTTCTACATAGACTCTTCGCCTGAAGCACAACGAATCTTCGGCACCGAGCTACCCTCGACGCTCGAGGTCATCGCACAAGACGCACGTATCCAGGTGGAGTTTTCCGAGGACGCCGTGCTTCGCTACCGCCTCATCGGATATGAAAAACGCGTCATGAGCAATGAGGACTTCGACAAAGAAGAAACCGATGCCGCTGAGATTGGGCCGGACCACACCGTTACCGCCCTCTACGAGATGGTGCTCAACCCCGAGGCCGACACCTCAAGCCTGCTCTCCACCGTACGGATCCGTCATCGCGAAGGCTTCGATGAAGCCACGATTCTCACCGAGACATTCATCAAACGCTCGCAAATCTTGGCGAGTTTCGACGAGGCGAGCAAGGCCACCAGGTTTGCCGCATCGGTGGTGCACTTTGCAGAAATCTTGCGGAGCGTCAGCCGAGATCTCCGGTTCGACGAAATCGTAGAAATCGCGGATGCCGCGCGTTACACCGACAATGACGACCAGGAGGAGTTCGTCGACCTGGTTCGCAAAGTTAAGAGTCGCTACAACGACTGATCTAGCCTCCTTCTATCTCCTTGAGCAGTTCTTCCAAAAGTGCTGATCCTGCCCAGTTCTTTTGGACTCGCCCATCCGCCCCAACCAGCACAATCGTGGGATAGGAATTGATTCGGAATGCCTCAGAGACCTCCTCATTGCCCTGGAGAATCATATAACGAAGCCCCCGGCTCGCGGCGTAATCTTGGAGTTCTTTGGTGCTATCGTAGTCCAAGGCAATCGCGGCGATATTGACACCAGTGTCCATGGCCGAGAGCTCCCTCATGATGCGATGTTGGTCGGCACAAGGGCCGCAACATGGCGCCCAGAGCATCAGAAGGGCAGGCTTACCCTGTAGCTCATCGCTGCTGCGCACCGTGCCGCTCAGGTCAGCCAACTCAAAACTCGGAATCGGTTCTCCCGGTTGGATCAGGTGGTCAGTCGGGTAGACCGGCCGTTCCCCAGGTTCATCCACAATGCACCGACAATCGGCCTCGCCCGGCAAGAGGCCGGGCATTCCGTCAGCATAGCCGGCACCAAAACAGCATCGCTCACACGCAGTGATATCTTCTAGATTGGCGCATTCCGCAACCTCTTCGAGCTCCATTTCACTTAGCCCAAAGCCTATCAGTCCGACAATCCCGAGGGCCGCCGCCAGAATCCCGCCAACGACCAATGCGATGCAGCCTACGGCCAAGAGTGGGCCTTTTTGAATAGATTTTGACCCCAAGACTTCCTCCAGAAAAACGTGTTGCTGACGTCCTCTAGGCTGGTCTATCGCGCGTTCAATTTCAAGCAGAATGGACTTCTTGGTCGTGGTCAGTTTCCAAAGGCTATCGGTTCAACGAAGAAACTGTTAAATAAATCCCCGTTCTTTAGGTCTAAGGCACACAATTTCCGGCCACGCGCGAAGTGGTCCAAAAACTTTTGATATTGGAGAGGTCATGAGCAAGTTGAAGATGGTGTTGGGTGGTTTGGCTCTTTTTGGCCTGGCAGCGTGTGCAGGGATGCAGATGCCGGCGGGCGGTGTCTGGGGCCCCGGCTACCAGGACGAAGGCGGCTCAAGCTCCGCCGGCTCAGGCGTTGCCGTTCCTGGGCCGAACGCACAAGCCATGTCATACGGTGAGTTCGAGCAGCTCAAGGTTTATGTGGAAGAGGCGACCATGTCTAACCAGAAGATCGACGTGATCGTGAATGCCTCTCAGAGCGCCTATTTCTCTGCGGCACAGGTCGGTGAACTGGTCGTCATGTTGGACATGAAGAACGACCGCGTTCGCGTCGTGGAGGCCGTTGCTGAGCGTATTTTGGACCTCAACAACCCGAATCCGATCGTCACCAAACTCACCTTTGCAGACGAGAAGTCCGACGTTCAAAACATCATGTCGGAGGCTCTGGCGGCGCGTCAGGCAGAAGAGGCGCGTCTTGCAGAAGAGGCGCGTGTTGCAGAGCAAAGACGTGCGGAAGAAGAGGCCCAGCGGGCCGAAGAAGCTCGTATTGCTGAGCAAGAGCGTCAGCAGCAGGCAGCCCAGCAACCGGACAACTCGGGATCAAGCTCGACTTCCTCAAGTTCGTCCAGTTCGTCTAGTTCCAGTTCGTCCTCAGCCTACTGTTGTCTCGGCGACAAGTATAACGAGTGTGATAGTGGGGCGGCTGCCGGCGCTTGTATGGGTTTTGGAAAGTGTATCTTCGATTGTATGGTCGCGGGTGGGTCGAGCTGCGATAGCAAGTGTGCGGACGAGTACCCGCTCATTCAGCAATGTCGTGCGGTTGCTGCAAATGACCATATGTGTCGGAACTGAGGATACTCGCGTCCTCGTCTAGCCCGTTCGCCATATCCTCATTCTTCGGATTTGGCGGCTGCACCACCACCGGGATCACCACATTGGTAGGGAGTTGAGGCACGGCCGGGTTCGGCAATGACTCAAATTTGATCTCGGTCTTGTGCTCAATAAGTTGAGCCGCAGCGCCTCGGCGCACAATCACTCTCACACGTTTTGATTCACCGGCGGCGAGTTTAACTTGCCCTTCGGAAAGCTGGCGATTGTCCGCGAAAAGGCTGACCCTCAAGTCTTGTGTGGACCCAATGCTGACGCGGTAGACGATGGCCTGTTCACTCTCATTTTTGAGCGTGATGGTGGCACTTCGGCTTCCGTCTTCGAGCGTGATTTGCTGGGGCAAAATGCTGACTTCTTGTGCGGCGGCCGTGCCTGCAACAAGGAGTGAAATCATGGCGAACAATGTAATCTTGAGGGTAGACATCTTTGCCTCCTGGGTCCGAGTCATCTACTCCTTAGTATTAGAGCAATCGGCGTGCCATGCCGCGGAGCCAGGCGATCCGTGAGGGGTTGAGTGCGACCCGGAATTGAGTGCCGGCAAATTTTGCCGAGTCGGAAAAAACAGTCTAGAGGGCTCTGTCCTCGTAGGATGAACGTTGGAAAGAGCAGAAAAATAAGTTCTGATCTCAGAGGTTCTTAAAAAACTAAGGTTGTGTTTTACTTCTACGCGACGCATCTAACGCGGGCAGAGCCCGCGTTGACAGGTGAAAGGAACGGCATGTCCGACGAAAAGGAAAATGAGTTTCAGCGAAGCGCGGCCGAAGGAAGCGGACGATATCTAGTTCGCAACCTCCAAACCCTTGAGCTTCCAGCGCTCAAGCCTCGGCAAGGCGCCCCAAATTTCGTCTTCAAGGACCCCCTTTCCTACAAAGTTCGAGAACTCGCCGAGAGCGTAGCCCCAACGAACTCCACCGTGCTCCTCACTGGCGAATCGGGTGTAGGCAAGGAGATTTTCGCGCGTTTTATTCACTACGCCTCCAAGCGCTCCCACAAGCCCTTCGAAGCAGTAAACTGCGCGGCTCTCGCCCCAAGCCTGCTCGAGAGCGAGCTCTTCGGCCATGAAAAAGGCGCATTCAGTGGCGCCGTAGCCCAGCATATAGGCGTGTTCGAACGCGCAAACTCCGGCACCCTCTTGCTCGATGAAGTCTCCGAAATGCCGGTCGAATTACAGGCCAAACTCCTGCGTGTGATTCAAGAGAGGGAAGTATCCCGAGTCGGTGGCACCGAAACCATTCCCGTGGATATTCGTATCATCGCCACTACGAATCGCGACCTCGAGCAATGTGTACGAGACGGCGAGTTTCGTCAGGATCTCTACTACCGGCTGAACGTCTTTCCGCTAAAGATTCCCGCGCTACGCGAGCGGCCCAAAGACATCGCTTCACTCGCTAAATATTACGTCGGGCACCTCTGCGAGAGCCTCGATGTGCAAGGAAAATCCTTGTCCGAAGCCGCGTTGAAACGCCTTGAGGGGTACGATTATCCAGGCAATATTCGCGAGCTCATCAACGTGCTCGAACGCGCCGTGATTCTTAGCCGTGACGCGCGTGTCTTGGACCCTGAGCACATTCATTTTGGTGCCGTAAGTGCCCAGCCCGACGAGTCCGACTTCGGTTTGGACGAGGACACCGAAGCCGATGACTTCGAACTCCGGTTTAAGGCAGGGGACGACCAGCTTACGGATATTCGGCGAAAGGTCATACTTGCAACGCTCGAGCGTTATGGCGGAAATCAGACGCTGACCGCACAGAAGCTCGGTGTGAGCGTGCGGACCATTCATAATAAGCTCAAGAACTACGACCCGTAGAGCATGCTCGTGATTTGGAAGATTATCAAAGAGACGGTCAAGGCGTGGCTTGACGACGACGCCCCCACCTACGCAGCCGCTGTAGCCTTCTACGCCATGATTTCCCTGGCACCCTTGCTCACTATCGTGGTCAAACTCGTCAGTATCTTCTTCAGCGAAGACCTGGCTCAGCAACAACTTCTGGCCGAGGTAGAACGTTTCGCAGGGGTGCACGCAGCCGGAGTCATCGAATCCATCCTGGGCTCCATGACCATGGGAAGCTCAGGAACCCTCGCCACCATCATCAGCGTGGGCGTGGTCATCTTCGGTGCCACGGGCGTCTTTGCGCAGCTGCACACCGCTTTCAACCGAATCTGGGGCCTCGAGAAAGAGCCCGGAGGCATCAAGGGGTTTTTGCGGGTGCGTCTTCGCTCGCTCGGCATGGTGATGGGGGCGGGCGGACTGCTCATGCTCTCAATCCTGGCCTCCACCCTGATCAGTATCTTCACACCGCTGCTCGCGGGGCTCGTGGGTACAAAATTTGTGTGGCAAAGCCTCAATTTCGGCCTCTCGTTTGCGGTACTCACGATCCTTTTTGCCATGGTCTATCGCTACCTTCCGAGCACCACCATCGCCTGGAAAGATGTCTGGACCGGTGGGCTCGTGACCTCGGCCTTGTTTCTTGCGGGTAAGACGCTGATCGGGCTTTATCTGAGCACCAGTGCGCCCGGGTCCGCGTATGGAGCGGCAGGAAGCCTTGTGGCCTTCCTGGTCTGGATCTTTTACTCAGCGCAAGTTGTCCTCTTTGGCGCCGAGTTCACACAGGTCTGGGCCCAGCTCAAGGGCAGAGAGATTCTTCGCAAAGGTCTACAATTCAACGGGAATGACGATAGTTGAGATTTCCGCTGGAATAAGCGGCGCGCGTGCCCACGTTTCATCATGCACTTGGACGTGAAAAGGAGGTGCATGGATGAGACGCTCGAACAGAAAACCTTTGCTACTAGCCGCGCTTTTAGCTTCGTCGCCAGCGCTGGATTTTAGCGAGAACGACGGACTGAGTGTACGCGCCAATTTCCCAGACAAAGCACGCGTCAATGATGCTGGCCATCTCTTGACTGATGAAGACTTCAGAGTCGAGCTTGAGCGCGTGGAATTTGATGCAGAGAGCATCGACTTGCAGGCGAGAAACGAAGAAGACCTCGAGAGGATTCTGACCGTCCCGAATTTTGGGCCCGATCAGACCGAACTCGTGATCAGGGGGGCCAAAGTACATGGCCGAATCTTCGATAACCGTGGCACGGGAAGGGTGCCTGACGCGGGTCTCGGTATCTCGGGCCAACTCCCAGTAGAAGTCGTGGTGCAGAGGGGGACAGACAGCGCCACACCGCTAAATGTGCGCTTTGAGGTCCCCACATTTTTCTTTGAGGGCGTAGACTGGTCTAAGCCAGTCTAAGTACACGCGGGCTCTGTCCGCGTGGGTTGGATTGTGTATCCCAGTCCACAACCTCATCTTTTTAGTCACATCTTGATACCGCTATGTTTCTTAGAAGCTTTGAGAACCCCAATTCTTCTGCGATCAACCTACGAGGAAAGGGCCTTCTGTGACTTGGGTCTGACGGTCCAAACCAGGGCTAAGACTAGGAAGTAGAGCCCCACGGCGGCCGCCATCGGGTAGAGCTGGTAGGCGGGATAATAGAAGCCGAAGAAACCGGCGGCATAGATGGGGAAGGACGCCACAAGAATTCGCCAATCGTCGGTCACCATGCCAACCGCACTGGCGATGAACCCCCACAAGAATATCTC
This Microvenator marinus DNA region includes the following protein-coding sequences:
- a CDS encoding YihY/virulence factor BrkB family protein, which encodes MIWKIIKETVKAWLDDDAPTYAAAVAFYAMISLAPLLTIVVKLVSIFFSEDLAQQQLLAEVERFAGVHAAGVIESILGSMTMGSSGTLATIISVGVVIFGATGVFAQLHTAFNRIWGLEKEPGGIKGFLRVRLRSLGMVMGAGGLLMLSILASTLISIFTPLLAGLVGTKFVWQSLNFGLSFAVLTILFAMVYRYLPSTTIAWKDVWTGGLVTSALFLAGKTLIGLYLSTSAPGSAYGAAGSLVAFLVWIFYSAQVVLFGAEFTQVWAQLKGREILRKGLQFNGNDDS